In one window of Denticeps clupeoides chromosome 2, fDenClu1.1, whole genome shotgun sequence DNA:
- the LOC114784848 gene encoding uncharacterized protein LOC114784848 isoform X5: protein MAFSMVWAMTGFLMVLCVKELNSLLSHISMDTSMKHLLHKRGVSSALLQFVIEVEIIAPDNVTEEQVKSSVNASSFPLRNSSEILSVDITTFCASNGSVLQCRCQQQFFWGADVCSRYGVCDQISGGACTCINGISADGHFCQSDVDECAVQPSICGPNSNCTNTILSYNCSCLNGFNVKIPGFSINNVNNTCQDIDECAVIPSVCGPNSNCTNTIGSYNCSCLNGFSVTSPGFSINVSNTCQDVNECAVIPSVCGPNSNCTNTIGSYTCSCLNGFSVTSPDFSINVNNMCQDLNECAVIPSVCGPNSYCTNTIGSYNCSCLNGFSVTSPDFSLNVNNTCQDVNECAVIPSVCGPNSNCTNTIGSYNCSCLNGFSVTSPDFSINNINNTCQDVNECAVIPSVCGPNSNCTNTIGSYNCSCLNGFSVTSPDFSINNVNNTCQDVNECAVIPSVCGPNSNCTNTIGSYTCSCLNGFSVTSPDFSINVNNMCQDVNECAVIPSVCGPNSNCTNTIGSYNCSCLNGFSVTSPDFSINNINNTCQDVNECAVIPSVCGPNSNCTNTIGSYNCSCLNGFSVTSPDFSINNINNTCQDVNECAVIPSVCGPNSNCTNTIGSYNCSCLNGFSVTSPGFSINVNNTCQDVNECAVIPSVCGPNSSCTNTIGSYNCSCLNGFSVTWPDFSINNVNNMCQDVNECAVIPSVCGPNSNCTNTIGSYNCSCLNGFSVTLPDFSINNVNNTCQDVNECAVIPSVCGPNSHCTNTIGSYTCSCLNGFSVTSPDFSINVNNMCQDVNECAVIPSVCGPNSNCTNTIGSYTCSCLNGFSVTSPGFSINNVNNMCQANPTQAPTTSITSTTPSYISINMQLTISEDFDMDLNDVGTSKYKTYANDIIKAVEESYKNHAGYSPGTAKVIGFRAGSVVADISVKTSSTTYLMSANEGVAQNLIKDGYNLPDNPLAVSEQINLRTTNGSIYPEQILTLRCPTAMPSNWTVNGKPIQATPDKYEINGDVLTVKAVGITDNARYACQSAMDSVPLFQWQAVGDIKPLPNIQIYATTQLSCDIRTIELQCCAESGYEVEWRSFNTSAGQCVTYGYPISVDKCSNDTYSESFVCQLKDGSLKDFAYSSSPVTLKIFSRDEKFTCNDDAYGVGEKGDTINAPCQPNTTGSRTAVCTSGNGWKVIEDNCVLNVIFNLLTQSQTINANSLPDFIAQLTTAATENSPAIAQSAATVQSIVTILNNIAEVSKGIKINRLVMENFLKVMDVIVSPNATGVWSNINSNSMKNSSSLLLNAVEQVTEALADDPLVITTGFLQLSRSVLSSAAAALAVNSTAEIFIPDTQIPGNNTVLTTVAFSNQSNFLPVRSKASFNDTSSKINAIVLLIKVKNATFNNISLTFDLINDNFTSPQCVFWNFNLFGVGGWDTSGCRPKYKSNGTVTCECNHLTSFSILMSPYVPEDEAKVLDFITYIGVGISMGSLVACLIIEILVWKSMTRTPTSYIHHVSVVNIAVCLLIADVWFIVGAAETARKHENPDACNAAVFFMHLFYLALFFWMLVSAAFFCRAVFAMTKVSKSTMRAISFSVGYVPPILIAVVTIAVTAPADNYLSENACWLRWDRSKTLLAFVVPALTIVAANLTILLAVIIKMLTRMGGKTSQVSEKHSLVLIGRCVAVLTPIFGLTWALGIGIVTDPGNYGLHVSFAFFNSLQGFFILLFGTLLDKKIRAAVSGKFSLASWTSNQSKTTSAGRSLTSRLDLFRLRLKRTYAYNTSGGTRSFPCSSGSQ, encoded by the exons ATGGCATTTTCTATGGTGTGGGCGATGACTGGCTTCCTCATGGTTCTGTGTGTCAAAGAACTGAACTCTCTG CTTTCCCACATATCCATGGACACAAGTATGAAACATCTGCTACACAAACGAGGAG TTAGCTCTGCACTGTTGCAGTTTGTCATTGAGGTGGAAATAATCGCTCCAGACAACGTAACAGAAGAACAGGTCAAGTCGTCTGTGAATGCGTCCAGCTTCCCCCTGAGAAACTCAAGCGAGATTTTAAGCGTGGACATTACCACAT TCTGCGCGTCCAACGGCTCTGTATTGCAGTGCCGGTGTCAACAGCAGTTCTTCTGGGGAGCAGACGTCTGCTCCAGATACGGGGTGTGTGATCAGATTTCTGGTGGAGCGTGCACATGCATCAATGGCATCTCTGCTGATGGGCACTTTTGTCAAAGTG ATGTTGATGAATGTGCTGTACAGCCATCCATATGTGGTCCAAACTCCAACTGCACCAACACAATTCTAAGCTACAACTGCTCATGTTTGAATGGATTCAATGTCAAGATACCAGGCTTTTCCATAAATAATGTCAATAACACGTGTCAAG ACATTGATGAATGTGCAGTAATACCATCAGTCTGTGGTCCGAACTCCAACTGCACCAACACTATTGGCAGCTACAACTGCTCATGTTTGAATGGATTCAGTGTCACATCGCCAGGCTTTTCCATAAATGTCAGTAACACGTGTCAAG aTGTGAATGAATGTGCAGTAATACCATCAGTCTGTGGTCCAAACTCCAACTGCACAAACACTATTGGCAGCTACACCTGCTCATGTTTGAATGGATTCAGTGTCACATCGCCAGACTTTTCCATAAATGTCAATAACATGTGTCAAG ATTTGAATGAATGTGCAGTAATACCATCAGTCTGTGGTCCAAACTCCTACTGCACCAACACTATTGGCAGCTACAACTGCTCATGTTTGAATGGATTCAGTGTCACATCGCCAGACTTTTCCCTAAATGTCAATAACACATGTCAAG ATGTGAATGAATGTGCAGTAATACCATCAGTCTGTGGTCCAAACTCCAACTGCACCAACACTATTGGCAGCTACAACTGCTCATGTTTGAATGGATTCAGTGTGACATCGCCAGACTTTTCCataaataatatcaataacACATGTCAAG ATGTGAATGAATGTGCAGTAATACCATCAGTCTGTGGTCCAAACTCCAACTGCACCAACACTATTGGCAGCTACAACTGCTCATGTTTGAATGGATTCAGTGTCACATCGCCAGACTTTTCCATAAATAATGTCAATAACACATGTCAAG ATGTGAATGAATGTGCAGTAATACCATCAGTCTGTGGTCCAAACTCCAACTGCACCAACACTATTGGCAGCTACACCTGCTCATGTTTGAATGGATTCAGTGTCACATCGCCAGACTTTTCCATAAATGTCAATAACATGTGTCAAG ATGTGAATGAATGTGCAGTAATACCATCAGTCTGTGGTCCAAACTCCAACTGCACCAACACTATTGGCAGCTACAACTGCTCATGTTTGAATGGATTCAGTGTGACATCGCCAGACTTTtccattaataatattaataacacatgTCAAG ATGTGAATGAATGTGCAGTAATACCATCAGTCTGTGGTCCAAACTCCAACTGCACCAACACTATTGGCAGCTACAACTGCTCATGTTTGAATGGATTCAGTGTGACATCGCCAGACTTTtccattaataatattaataacacatgTCAAG aTGTGAATGAATGTGCAGTAATACCATCAGTCTGTGGTCCAAACTCCAACTGCACCAACACTATTGGCAGCTACAACTGCTCATGTTTGAATGGATTCAGTGTCACATCGCCAGGCTTTTCCATAAATGTCAATAACACATGTCAAG aTGTGAATGAATGTGCAGTAATACCATCAGTCTGTGGTCCAAACTCCAGCTGCACCAACACTATTGGCAGCTACAACTGCTCATGTTTGAATGGATTCAGTGTCACATGGCCAGACTTTTCTATAAATAATGTCAATAACATGTGTCAAG atGTGAATGAATGTGCAGTAATACCATCAGTCTGTGGTCCAAACTCGAACTGCACCAACACTATTGGCAGCTACAACTGCTCATGTTTGAATGGATTCAGTGTGACATTGCCAGACTTTTCTATAAATAATGTCAATAACACATGTCAAG ATGTGAATGAATGTGCAGTAATACCATCAGTCTGTGGTCCAAACTCCCACTGCACCAACACTATTGGCAGCTACACCTGCTCATGTTTGAATGGATTCAGTGTGACATCGCCAGACTTTTCCATAAATGTCAATAACATGTGTCAAG atgtaaatgaatgtgCAGTGATACCATCAGTCTGTGGTCCTAACTCCAACTGCACCAACACTATTGGCAGCTACACCTGCTCATGTTTGAATGGATTCAGTGTCACATCACCAGGCTTTTCcataaataatgttaataacatGTGTCAAG CTAATCCTACACAAGCTCCCACTACATCGATCACATCAACTACTCCAAGTTACATAAGTATCAATATGCAGCTGACAATTAGCGAAGACTTTGATATGGACTTGAATGATGTCGGCACTTCAAAGTATAAGACCTATGCGAATGACATAATTAAAGCT GTTGAAGAAAGCTACAAAAACCACGCAGGCTACAGTCCGGGCACGGCGAAAGTCATAGGGTTCAG GGCCGGGAGTGTGGTGGCAGATATCTCAGTAAAGACCAGTAGCACAACTTATTTAATGAGTGCGAACGAAGGCGTGGCACAGAACCTTATAAAGGATGGTTACAATTTACCAGACAATCCACTAGCAGTGTCAG AACAAATCAATTTAAGAACAACGAATGGCTCAATATATCCTGAGCAGATTTTGACATTACGCTGTCCAACGGCGATGCCATCTAACTGGACCGTGAATGGGAAACCCATTCAAGCCACTCCCGATAAGTACGAAATAAATGGTGACGTCCTTACAGTGAAGGCGGTGGGCATAACTGATAATG CTCGCTATGCCTGCCAATCAGCAATGGATTCTGTACCTTTATTCCAGTGGCAGGCTGTTGGCGACATAAAACCTTTACCCAATATCCAAATCTATGCCACAACTCAATTATCATGCGATATTCGGACGATTGAGTTGCAGTGCTGCGCGGAATCTGGCTATGAAGTTGAATGGAGATCTTTTAACACAAGCG CAGGCCAGTGTGTCACCTATGGCTACCCGATTTCTGTGGATAAGTGTAGCAATGACACTTACTCTGAGAGCTTTGTCTGCCAGCTTAAGGACGGCTCCTTGAAGGACTTTGCTTACAGCTCCAGCCCGGTGACCTTGAAAATATTCAGCCGTGATGAAA AATTCACTTGTAACGATGATGCTTACGGTGTCGGGGAGAAGGGCGACACCATCAACGCGCCCTGTCAGCCGAATACGACCGGTAGCCGAACGGCAGTCTGCACTTCCGGGAACGGATGGAAGGTCATTGAGGACAACTGTGTGTTAAATGTGATCTTCAATTTGCTGACACAGTCACAG ACAATAAATGCCAACAGCCTTCCCGATTTCATCGCGCAGCTCACTACAGCGGCAACGGAGAACAGCCCGGCAATCGCACAGTCAGCCGCCACGGTTCAAAGTATCGTCACCATCCTGAACAATATTGCAGAAGTTTCCAAAGGCATCAAAATAAACAGACTGGTGATGGAG AACTTTCTGAAGGTTATGGATGTCATCGTGTCTCCAAATGCCACTGGCGTCTGGAGCAACATCAACTCCAACAGTATGAAGAATTCCAGCTCCTTGCTCCTGAACGCAGTGGAGCAGGTGACCGAGGCTCTCGCCGACGACCCTCTGGTGATAACGACGGGCTTCCTCCAGCTCAGCAGGTCCGTGCTGAGCTCAGCGGCAGCCGCTCTGGCCGTGAACTCGACTGCGGAGATCTTCATCCCCGACACGCAGATACCCGGCAACAACACAGTCCTCACCACCGTGGCCTTTTCCAACCAGAGCAACTTCCTCCCGGTCAGGAGCAAGGCGAGCTTCAACGACACAAGCAGCAAGATCAATGCAATCGTTCTTCTCATCAAGGTGAAGAACGCCACATTCAATAACATCtcgctgacctttgaccttattAATGACAACTTTACAAGTCCTCAGTGTGTATTTTGGAACTTCAATCTTTTTGGTGTCGGAGGGTGGGATACATCAGGCTGCCGGCCGAAGTACAAGTCCAACGGCACCGTCACCTGCGAGTGTAACCATCTGACGTCCTTCTCCATCCTCATGTCTCCATACGTCCCCGAGGATGAGGCCAAGGTGTTGGATTTCATAACCTACATCGGCGTTGGTATCTCAATGGGCAGCCTGGTTGCGTGTCTCATTATTGAGATCTTGGTTTGGAAGAGCATGACCAGGACTCCCACCTCCTACATACATCACGTGTCTGTGGTGAACATCGCCGTGTGTCTCCTGATTGCCGACGTGTGGTTTATCGTTGGAGCTGCGGAAACGGCGCGAAAGCACGAAAACCCCGACGCATGCAACGCTGCCGTGTTCTTCATGCACCTTTTCTACCTCGCCCTTTTCTTCTGGATGCTCGTCTCTGCCGCCTTCTTCTGCCGGGCGGTCTTCGCCATGACAAAGGTGTCTAAATCCACCATGAGGGCGATTTCCTTTTCTGTGGGCTATGTGCCCCCCATCCTTATTGCCGTGGTCACCATAGCAGTCACTGCCCCTGCAGACAATTATCTAAGCGAAAACGCCTGCTGGCTCAGGTGGGACAGAAGCAAGACCCTCTTGGCGTTTGTAGTCCCTGCCCTGACCATCGTGGCTGCAAATTTAACCATCCTGCTCGCGGTCATCATCAAAATGTTGACGAGGATGGGTGGGAAGACCAGCCAGGTCTCGGAAAAGCACTCCCTGGTGCTCATAGGCAGATGTGTGGCTGTTTTAACACCGATTTTTGGCCTGACCTGGGCACTTGGAATTGGGATTGTGACTGACCCAGGAAACTATGGCCTCCATGTTTCATTTGCCTTCTTCAATTCGTTGCAG GGTTTCTTTATATTGCTGTTTGGAACGCTTTTAGACAAGAAG ATTCGGGCAGCTGTATCGGGAAAGTTCAGCCTTGCGTCTTGGACCTCAAACCAAAGCAAG ACCACAAGTGCTGGAAGGTCATTAACAAGCCGACTGGACCTCTTCAGATTGAGATTGAAAAGAACGT atgctTACAACACCTCTGGTGGGACCAGAAGCTTTCCATGTTCTTCGGGCTCTCAGTAG